From a region of the Triticum aestivum cultivar Chinese Spring chromosome 7D, IWGSC CS RefSeq v2.1, whole genome shotgun sequence genome:
- the LOC123170272 gene encoding 3-ketoacyl-CoA synthase 5, which produces MVISPPHVNKHLKRSFELVVNNFLVVIAAPLAAIAVLREAAQLGPEEILSRLHGFRQVHVFLAVFLPFALATFYLMSRPRSLYLVDYSCCRPKSNCRVSIGSLVENVRFLPYLDDGGCNFMTRMLKRSGLGDQTYLHPSLHYIPPRCCLSGSRDEAEQVIFAAVDDLFAKTGISPGATDIIVTNCSVFCPTPSLADMVVNKYKLRADIRSVHISGMGCSAGVISLEVARNLLQAAPRGALMVSTETTSLLNYTGKNRAMLLPAALFRMGAAAVLLSTSRSVSRFRLTHIERTLTAAQDRAYLCLSMKEDDEGETGAYLSKDLVAAAGEALTANITAIGPLVLPPSEKLLFAISFIARKVLRRKIKLYVPNFRTAFQHFCIHSGGRAVIDAVQTSLCLSDEDVEPSRMTLHRFGNTSSSSLWYELSYMEAKRRTRKGDRVWMVGFGSGFKCNSAVWQCIRSPGNTTVGAPWADSIHLYPLNISEVR; this is translated from the coding sequence ATGGTCATCTCACCACCCCATGTCAACAAGCACCTCAAACGCTCGTTCGAGCTTGTCGTGAACAACTTCCTCGTCGTCATCGCCGCACCACTGGCAGCCATCGCCGTTCTCCGTGAAGCCGCACAGCTCGGACCCGAGGAGATCCTCTCCCGGCTCCATGGCTTCCGGCAAGTTCATGTCTTCTTGGCCGTCTTTCTCCCGTTCGCCTTGGCCACCTTCTACCTCATGAGTCGCCCTCGCAGCCTCTACCTCGTCGACTACTCTTGCTGCAGGCCTAAATCTAATTGCCGTGTCTCCATAGGATCCTTGGTGGAGAACGTTCGCTTCTTGCCATACCTCGATGATGGCGGTTGCAACTTCATGACGCGCATGCTCAAGCGCTCGGGCCTCGGTGACCAGACCTACCTCCACCCTTCGTTGCACTATATCCCCCCGCGCTGCTGCTTAAGTGGAAGCCGCGACGAGGCGGAGCAGGTGATCTTTGCAGCCGTCGACGATCTGTTCGCCAAGACGGGCATAAGTCCTGGTGCCACCGACATAATCGTCACCAACTGCAGTGTCTTCTGCCCGACCCCGAGCTTGGCAGACATGGTCGTGAACAAGTATAAACTCAGAGCGGACATCCGTAGCGTGCACATATCTGGGATGGGGTGCAGCGCGGGGGTGATCTCCCTGGAGGTCGCGAGGAACCTCCTGCAGGCGGCGCCACGGGGCGCCCTGATGGTGTCCACGGAGACCACCTCTCTCCTCAACTATACCGGCAAGAACCGGGCGATGCTGCTGCCAGCCGCCCTGTTCCGCATGGGTGCGGCCGCGGTGCTGTTGTCAACGTCCAGGTCCGTGTCCCGCTTCCGGCTCACGCACATCGAGCGAACGCTCACCGCCGCGCAAGACAGGGCTTACCTGTGCTTGTCCATGAAAGAGGACGACGAGGGAGAAACAGGAGCATACCTGTCCAAGGACCTTGTGGCAGCCGCCGGCGAAGCGCTCACGGCTAACATCACGGCAATAGGGCCCCTCGTCCTCCCGCCCTCGGAGAAGCTGCTGTTTGCGATCTCGTTCATTGCACGGAAGGTGCTGAGGAGAAAGATCAAGCTATATGTCCCTAATTTCCGCACGGCCTTCCAGCACTTCTGCATCCATTCTGGTGGCCGGGCAGTGATCGACGCGGTGCAAACTAGCTTGTGCTTATCAGATGAAGACGTGGAGCCATCACGAATGACGCTTCACCGATTCGGAAACACGTCCAGCAGTTCATTGTGGTACGAGCTTTCATACATGGAGGCCAAGAGGCGGACGCGCAAGGGCGATCGGGTATGGATGGTCGGGTTTGGTTCTGGTTTCAAGTGCAACAGCGCCGTTTGGCAGTGCATCAGGTCTCCCGGCAACACAACTGTTGGTGCGCCATGGGCTGATTCTATTCATCTGTATCCTCTGAACATCTCGGAAGTACGCTAA
- the LOC123167050 gene encoding 3-ketoacyl-CoA synthase 6-like: MVTSLPLSLLAPVYSFVSSHRLSLAAFPFSATAALRLTAWLYPTVSSAIHHCTPLYAGLILLAVVLVLYIRSTRVRAVYLVDYACFRPPAALRVPLSKYIEHTGLAPCFDDKSVGFQSRLIERSGFGEETCLPPACHVIPPEKTLKAARAEAEQGIFSAVDAVLAKTGVGAEDIGVVVVNCTLFAPTPSMADMVVRRYGLRSDVRCFSLSGMGCSAGIAGIGLAENILQCDSRCTYALVVSTEILTSDYYSGNERAMLLQNCLFRMGASAVLLSTSRARARHAQYRLARVVRTHAGHDDRAYGCVQQEDDAAGERGIALSKDVMPVAGDTLKAHMTTLGPLVLPASELLAYALSLARRRLLLMAGQKDSSKPRVPDFRMAFEHFCIHAGGRAVIDALQRGLGLSDKQVEPSRMALHRFGNTSSSSTWYELAYLEAKCRVRKGDRVWMVGFGSGFKCNSAVWVCIRSPVPLDSGPWEGCMHRYPVAAVQRD, translated from the coding sequence ATGGTGACTTCACTCCCGCTCAGCCTCCTAGCGCCGGTATACAGCTTTGTCTCCAGCCACCGCCTAAGCCTCgccgccttccccttctcggccacGGCCGCGCTGCGTCTCACCGCCTGGCTCTACCCCACTGTAAGCAGCGCCATCCATCACTGCACCCCACTCTATGCCGGCCTCATTTTGCTCGCCGTCGTACTAGTCCTCTACATCAGGTCGACCAGGGTGCGCGCGGTGTACCTCGTGGACTACGCCTGCTTCCGGCCGCCGGCCGCCCTCCGCGTGCCGCTCTCCAAGTACATCGAGCACACCGGGCTCGCGCCGTGCTTTGACGACAAGAGCGTCGGCTTTCAGTCGCGCCTCATCGAGCGCTCGGGCTTCGGCGAGGAGACATGCCTCCCGCCGGCCTGCCACGTCATCCCTCCGGAGAAGACGCTCAAGGCGGCCCGCGCCGAGGCCGAGCAAGGGATATTCTCCGCCGTCGATGCCGTTCTCGCCAAGACCGGCGTCGGCGCCGAGGACATCGGAGTGGTGGTGGTGAACTGCACGCTGTTCGCCCCAACGCCGTCCATGGCTGACATGGTGGTGCGCAGGTACGGGCTCCGCAGCGATGTCCGGTGCTTCAGCCTTTCCGGGATGGGGTGCAGCGCCGGGATAGCCGGCATCGGGCTGGCGGAGAACATCCTGCAGTGCGACAGCAGGTGCACGTACGCGCTCGTGGTGTCCACGGAGATTCTCACCTCGGATTACTACTCCGGCAACGAGCGCGCGATGCTGCTGCAGAACTGCCTCTTCCGGATGGGCGCGTCCGCGGTGCTGCTGTCCACGTCCCGCGCGCGGGCGCGACACGCGCAGTACCGCCTCGCCCGGGTGGTGCGCACGCACGCGGGGCACGACGACCGCGCCTACGGATGCGTGCAGCAGGAGGACGACGCGGCGGGCGAGCGCGGCATCGCGCTGTCCAAGGATGTCATGCCCGTGGCCGGTGACACGCTGAAGGCGCACATGACCACGCTCGGGCCCCTCGTGCTCCCGGCGTCGGAGCTCCTTGCGTACGCGCTCTCGCTCGCGAGGCGCAGGCTGCTGCTCATGGCGGGGCAGAAGGACAGCAGCAAGCCGCGCGTCCCGGACTTCCGCATGGCGTTCGAGCACTTCTGCATCCACGCGGGCGGCCGTGCGGTCATCGACGCGCTGCAGCGCGGCCTCGGGCTGTCGGACAAGCAGGTGGAGCCGTCGCGCATGGCGCTGCACCGGTTCGGCAACACGTCGAGCAGCTCGACGTGGTACGAGCTGGCCTACCTGGAGGCCAAGTGCCGCGTGCGCAAGGGAGACCGTGTGTGGATGGTCGGGTTTGGTTCAGGGTTCAAGTGCAACAGCGCAGTGTGGGTGTGCATCCGGTCGCCGGTTCCTCTGGACAGCGGGCCATGGGAGGGCTGCATGCATCGTTACCCGGTGGCCGCGGTCCAGCGAGACTGA